From Sphingomonas sp. Leaf357, the proteins below share one genomic window:
- the ccmC gene encoding heme ABC transporter permease CcmC, with amino-acid sequence MPRFHALANPARFLKIARPLTPALFWAGVVLIAFGAWAGLTQTPPDFLQRDSVRIMYIHVPTAWLGMGGWTGIAVSSLVFLVWRHPLAGIAARAIALPGAVFAALCLVTGSIWGRPTWGTWWQWDGRLTSMLLLFFVYLGYMALARADADRGGDGRIPALYGVAGSVLLPIIRYSVVWWNSLHQGPSIGLTGSTIDPSILWPLWFTLAGFSLFFSGVVLMRMRAILAVAKAEARMRRMAAKDWVGA; translated from the coding sequence ATCCCCCGCTTTCACGCGTTAGCCAACCCCGCTCGTTTCCTGAAGATCGCGCGGCCGCTGACGCCCGCTCTGTTCTGGGCCGGCGTGGTGCTGATCGCGTTCGGCGCGTGGGCGGGGCTGACGCAGACGCCGCCGGACTTCCTGCAGCGCGATTCGGTGCGGATCATGTACATCCATGTGCCGACCGCGTGGCTCGGCATGGGCGGCTGGACCGGCATCGCGGTGTCGAGCCTCGTGTTCTTGGTCTGGCGCCACCCGCTGGCCGGGATCGCGGCGCGAGCGATCGCCTTGCCGGGCGCGGTGTTCGCGGCGTTGTGCCTGGTCACCGGATCGATCTGGGGCCGACCGACCTGGGGCACGTGGTGGCAATGGGACGGGCGGCTGACCTCGATGCTGCTGCTGTTCTTCGTTTATCTCGGCTATATGGCGCTGGCTCGCGCCGATGCCGATCGCGGCGGCGACGGTCGGATTCCGGCGCTCTACGGCGTGGCGGGATCGGTGCTGCTGCCGATCATCCGCTATTCCGTGGTGTGGTGGAACAGCCTGCATCAGGGGCCGAGCATCGGGTTGACCGGTTCGACGATCGACCCGTCGATCCTGTGGCCGTTATGGTTCACGCTGGCCGGGTTCAGCCTGTTCTTCAGTGGCGTGGTGCTGATGCGGATGCGCGCGATACTCGCTGTCGCCAAAGCCGAAGCGCGGATGCGGCGGATGGCGGCAAAGGATTGGGTGGGGGCATGA
- a CDS encoding HAD-IIB family hydrolase, protein MKKLVAFDLDGTLAESKQAIGADMAALLAKITAHIPLAVISGGDWPQFEKQIVARLPADAKLKNLYIMPTTGTKLYRYDGEWRAIYADVFSKEEHDHILKALDDAMETAGFADQQTWGEKIEDRGSQITFSGLGQDAPIDAKKAWDPDFAKRRKLQSILQGELKGFAINVGGSTSIDITREGTDKATAMAKLADHSGIATADMIFLGDAIYPGGNDDPVRAAGIDTIKVRDPEETVTALTGMLAFMV, encoded by the coding sequence ATGAAGAAACTCGTCGCCTTCGATCTCGACGGAACGCTCGCCGAGAGCAAGCAGGCGATCGGGGCCGACATGGCCGCGTTGCTGGCGAAGATCACCGCGCACATCCCCCTCGCGGTGATCTCGGGCGGAGACTGGCCGCAATTCGAGAAGCAGATCGTCGCCCGCCTGCCCGCCGACGCCAAGCTCAAAAACCTCTACATCATGCCGACCACCGGCACGAAACTGTATCGCTATGACGGCGAATGGCGCGCGATCTATGCCGATGTGTTTTCTAAGGAAGAGCACGACCATATCCTGAAGGCGCTGGACGATGCGATGGAAACGGCGGGTTTCGCCGATCAGCAGACCTGGGGCGAGAAGATCGAGGACCGCGGCAGCCAGATCACATTCTCCGGCCTCGGCCAGGATGCGCCGATCGACGCCAAGAAGGCATGGGATCCCGACTTCGCCAAGCGCAGAAAATTGCAGAGCATCCTGCAGGGCGAGTTGAAAGGTTTCGCGATCAACGTCGGCGGTTCGACCTCGATCGACATCACTCGCGAAGGCACCGACAAGGCGACCGCGATGGCCAAGCTGGCCGACCATTCCGGCATCGCGACCGCCGACATGATCTTCCTGGGCGACGCGATCTATCCCGGCGGCAATGACGATCCGGTGCGCGCGGCCGGCATCGACACGATCAAGGTGCGCGATCCAGAGGAAACGGTGACGGCGCTGACGGGGATGCTGGCGTTCATGGTGTAA
- a CDS encoding Glu/Leu/Phe/Val family dehydrogenase — protein MTSSWGFPDFDAHEGVHLFTDAASGLQAVIAVHSTHLGPAAGGVRFWHYADSDRAITDALRLSRGMSFKNAMAGLPMGGGKGVVLASKPGDTISQAQLEAFGRAVESLNGKYVTAEDVGMSEASMKVIATQTRHVSGLPVAAGSAGGDPGPYTAYGVYLGVKAAAKRGLGADSMQGVHVAIQGVGSVGGGLAKLLAKDGARLTLADVNAGRAQALADELGAQTAAADAILGVEADVVSPNALGAILTESSIAALKTKVIAGGANNQLEKREDGARLAERGILYAPDYVINAGGIINVGLEYLGQGDEAEVMARIERIPARLIEVWDEADRSGAPSSDVADMLARRLIGRG, from the coding sequence ATGACCAGCAGCTGGGGCTTCCCCGATTTCGACGCGCATGAGGGCGTGCACCTGTTCACCGACGCCGCCAGCGGCCTGCAGGCGGTGATCGCGGTGCATTCGACGCATCTTGGACCGGCGGCGGGCGGCGTGCGCTTCTGGCATTATGCCGATAGCGACCGCGCGATCACCGATGCGCTGCGCCTGTCGCGCGGCATGAGCTTCAAGAATGCGATGGCCGGCCTGCCGATGGGCGGCGGCAAGGGCGTCGTGCTGGCGAGCAAGCCGGGCGACACGATCTCGCAAGCGCAGCTCGAGGCATTCGGCCGCGCGGTCGAATCGCTCAACGGCAAGTACGTGACGGCCGAGGATGTCGGCATGTCCGAAGCGAGCATGAAGGTCATCGCCACGCAGACACGCCACGTGTCGGGCCTGCCGGTCGCAGCGGGCAGCGCGGGCGGCGATCCGGGCCCGTATACTGCGTATGGCGTGTATCTCGGCGTGAAAGCGGCAGCGAAGCGTGGCCTCGGGGCTGATTCGATGCAGGGCGTGCATGTCGCGATCCAGGGTGTCGGCAGCGTCGGCGGCGGGCTGGCCAAGCTGCTCGCCAAGGATGGCGCGCGGCTGACGCTGGCGGACGTCAACGCCGGTCGCGCGCAGGCGCTGGCCGACGAGCTCGGGGCGCAGACGGCGGCGGCGGATGCGATTCTGGGCGTCGAGGCCGACGTGGTGAGCCCCAACGCCCTGGGTGCGATCCTGACCGAATCGTCGATCGCCGCGCTGAAGACGAAGGTGATCGCCGGTGGCGCCAACAACCAGCTCGAAAAGCGCGAAGACGGCGCGCGGCTGGCCGAGCGGGGCATTCTGTACGCTCCCGATTACGTGATCAACGCGGGCGGCATCATCAATGTCGGCCTCGAATATCTCGGCCAGGGCGACGAAGCCGAGGTCATGGCGCGGATCGAACGCATCCCGGCCCGTTTGATCGAGGTGTGGGACGAAGCCGACCGCAGCGGCGCACCGAGTTCCGACGTGGCGGACATGCTGGCGCGGCGGCTGATCGGGCGAGGCTGA
- a CDS encoding type II secretion system protein N, giving the protein MRRIRLTTGPGLLFAAAFVVALIAFLPMRLVLGWIGLGEQGLSARSVNGSVWWGTLSEARFGELSVGDLDAGLSPFQLLVGRARVGLDSRGDARALHGAIGVSRHSYGLDDMTGALSAGTVFAPVPVTGIELDDVSVRFQDGSCQRAEGRVKALLSGDVGGLPLAQGLSGTAKCESGALLLPLASQSGNETAAIRLWPSGRFRAELTVRPGDPADGAKLMTSGFQQSAGGYTLAVEGTL; this is encoded by the coding sequence GTGAGGCGGATCCGCCTGACGACCGGGCCGGGCCTGCTGTTCGCCGCCGCCTTCGTCGTCGCGCTGATCGCGTTCCTGCCGATGCGGCTCGTGCTGGGCTGGATCGGGCTTGGCGAGCAGGGGCTCAGCGCGCGGTCGGTGAATGGCAGCGTGTGGTGGGGCACGCTGAGCGAGGCGCGGTTCGGCGAACTGTCGGTCGGGGACCTGGATGCCGGCCTGTCGCCGTTCCAGTTGCTGGTCGGGCGGGCGCGGGTCGGGCTCGACAGCCGGGGTGACGCGCGCGCGCTACACGGCGCGATCGGCGTCAGCCGGCACAGTTACGGGCTGGACGACATGACCGGGGCGCTCTCGGCCGGCACGGTGTTCGCGCCGGTGCCGGTCACGGGAATCGAACTCGACGACGTGTCGGTGCGCTTCCAGGACGGATCGTGTCAGCGCGCCGAGGGTCGGGTGAAGGCATTGCTGTCGGGCGATGTCGGCGGATTGCCGCTGGCGCAGGGCCTCAGCGGCACGGCGAAGTGCGAATCGGGCGCGCTGCTGCTGCCGCTCGCCAGCCAGTCGGGCAACGAGACGGCGGCGATCCGCCTGTGGCCGTCGGGGCGCTTCCGCGCGGAACTGACGGTGCGGCCGGGCGATCCGGCGGACGGCGCGAAACTGATGACGAGCGGGTTCCAGCAGTCGGCCGGAGGGTATACGCTGGCGGTCGAGGGGACGCTTTAG
- the gspM gene encoding type II secretion system protein GspM → MIANLKTWFDGRSLREKRLLLVMAALALLTIVWGGIIRPLSDALSSSRERFASAVVRLGDTESRVGAVQALQANKPPTLSGPLDAIIRARADAAGFPLASTNPLANDRVQIAINSARPAALLAWIADLEASGILVDSLNVTNNGDKTVAVQMTLKVRGL, encoded by the coding sequence ATGATCGCCAATCTGAAGACCTGGTTTGATGGCCGGTCGCTACGCGAAAAGCGCCTGCTGCTGGTGATGGCGGCGCTGGCGCTGCTGACGATCGTGTGGGGCGGCATCATTCGCCCCCTTAGCGACGCTTTGTCCTCGAGCCGCGAACGCTTCGCCAGCGCGGTAGTCCGGCTGGGCGACACCGAATCGCGCGTCGGGGCGGTGCAGGCGCTTCAGGCGAACAAGCCGCCCACCTTGTCCGGCCCGCTCGACGCGATCATCCGCGCGCGCGCCGATGCCGCCGGATTCCCGCTCGCCTCCACCAATCCGCTGGCCAACGACCGGGTGCAGATCGCGATCAATTCGGCGCGGCCGGCGGCGCTGCTTGCGTGGATCGCCGATCTGGAAGCGTCGGGCATTCTGGTCGATTCACTGAACGTCACCAACAATGGCGACAAGACCGTCGCGGTGCAGATGACGCTGAAGGTGCGCGGGCTGTGA
- the gspL gene encoding type II secretion system protein GspL, translating into MSDTLVLFLPGEDHPWRWLRIADDVVAARGEGFPDWYDQDGPPPVAVVPAGAVTLHWAELPDRSAAQAVTAARMLAADASASPIGDLHVAVGREGDNAERPIGVVSARQMAGWLATLAANGVDPGAVLPAPMLLPRPDEGFLRAELGGEGVVRGVTSGFADEARLTELVTGGTAPTVLGREDLEAAIVAAVASPALDLRQGAFARRRRFAIDWALVRRLGWLSAAILAVTLCIVLVDLVKYSFAADALEQRTDLLARQGLPRGETINDADRQLDERLSRLRGAGLGFTRTGAALFSAVRAVPGAEISTLAFDPNGDVRATLSTEREGQATDVRLRVEAQGFTARLSTLEAAAGRVSGQITVSAK; encoded by the coding sequence ATGAGCGACACGCTCGTCCTGTTCCTGCCCGGAGAAGATCATCCGTGGCGTTGGCTGCGCATCGCCGATGATGTCGTGGCGGCGCGCGGCGAAGGCTTTCCCGACTGGTACGACCAGGATGGGCCGCCGCCGGTCGCGGTGGTCCCGGCGGGGGCGGTGACGTTGCATTGGGCGGAGCTGCCCGATCGCTCGGCCGCGCAGGCGGTAACGGCGGCGCGGATGCTGGCGGCGGATGCCAGCGCCTCGCCGATCGGCGACCTTCACGTCGCGGTCGGGCGCGAGGGCGACAATGCCGAGCGCCCGATCGGCGTGGTCTCGGCGCGGCAGATGGCCGGGTGGCTGGCGACGCTCGCCGCGAACGGAGTCGATCCGGGCGCGGTGCTGCCCGCGCCGATGCTGCTGCCGCGCCCGGACGAAGGCTTCCTGCGCGCCGAACTCGGCGGCGAGGGCGTGGTGCGCGGCGTCACCAGCGGTTTCGCGGACGAGGCGAGGCTGACCGAACTCGTCACCGGCGGTACGGCACCGACCGTGCTGGGGCGCGAAGACCTGGAGGCGGCGATCGTCGCGGCGGTGGCCAGCCCGGCGCTCGACCTGCGGCAGGGCGCGTTTGCCCGACGGCGGCGGTTCGCGATCGATTGGGCGCTGGTGCGGCGGCTCGGCTGGTTGTCGGCCGCGATCCTCGCCGTCACGCTGTGCATCGTGCTGGTGGACCTCGTGAAGTACAGCTTCGCCGCCGACGCGCTCGAGCAGCGCACCGATCTCCTCGCGCGGCAGGGGCTGCCGCGCGGCGAGACGATCAACGATGCCGATCGCCAGTTGGACGAGCGCCTGTCGCGGCTGCGCGGCGCGGGGCTGGGCTTCACGCGCACCGGCGCGGCTTTGTTCTCGGCGGTGCGTGCGGTGCCGGGGGCGGAGATTTCGACGCTGGCGTTCGATCCCAATGGCGACGTCCGCGCGACGCTGTCGACCGAACGCGAGGGGCAGGCGACCGACGTGCGCCTGCGGGTCGAGGCGCAGGGCTTCACGGCCCGGCTGAGCACGCTCGAAGCCGCCGCCGGACGCGTGAGCGGCCAGATCACGGTGAGTGCGAAATGA
- the gspK gene encoding type II secretion system minor pseudopilin GspK encodes MRRSDGLGDRTGERGAALLTVLLLVAVIAVLAATALEKLRLSTRLAGNAAAGEQARAYGYAAETLALSRVNDLLGQAGQRVTLAGGWSNTPFRLPVPNGLATARVKDGGNCFNLNGLVTESAPGVYAENAPARIQFARLMRLVGVPSGVTDGIAAATADWIDTDNDPLPGGAEDGAYTGAATPYRTSGTLMTDISELRAVSGVTADIYAKLRPWLCTLPVAKPSVINVNTLMPEQAPLFAMLLPDTLGVDAARQMLLKRPSQGFESVSAFWALPAQGAITAAPDAQAQTGVTTKWFALQVDVAVGSAELQQQSIIDATKLPARLVSRSWGEPS; translated from the coding sequence ATGCGGCGCAGTGACGGCCTCGGCGACCGAACCGGTGAAAGAGGTGCGGCGCTGCTCACGGTCCTGCTGCTGGTCGCGGTAATCGCCGTGCTGGCGGCGACCGCGCTGGAAAAGCTGCGGCTGTCCACCCGGCTCGCCGGCAATGCGGCGGCGGGGGAGCAGGCGCGGGCCTATGGTTATGCCGCCGAGACGCTGGCGCTGTCGCGGGTCAACGACCTGCTCGGTCAGGCGGGGCAGCGCGTGACGCTGGCCGGTGGGTGGAGCAACACGCCGTTCCGCCTGCCGGTGCCGAACGGTCTCGCCACCGCGCGCGTGAAGGATGGGGGCAATTGCTTCAACCTCAACGGTCTTGTCACGGAAAGCGCGCCGGGCGTCTATGCCGAGAACGCGCCGGCCCGCATCCAGTTCGCCCGCCTGATGCGTCTGGTCGGCGTGCCGAGCGGAGTCACCGACGGGATCGCCGCCGCGACCGCCGACTGGATCGACACCGACAACGATCCGTTGCCCGGCGGCGCGGAGGATGGTGCCTATACCGGTGCGGCGACGCCGTATCGTACCTCCGGCACGTTGATGACCGATATCAGCGAGCTTCGCGCGGTCAGCGGCGTGACGGCGGACATTTATGCCAAGCTTCGCCCTTGGCTCTGCACGCTGCCGGTGGCAAAGCCTTCGGTGATCAACGTCAACACGCTCATGCCGGAGCAGGCCCCCTTGTTCGCAATGCTGCTGCCCGACACGCTCGGCGTCGACGCCGCACGGCAGATGCTGCTGAAGCGTCCGTCGCAGGGCTTCGAGAGCGTGAGCGCGTTCTGGGCGCTGCCGGCGCAGGGCGCGATCACCGCCGCGCCCGACGCGCAGGCGCAGACCGGCGTGACAACGAAATGGTTCGCGCTTCAGGTCGATGTCGCGGTGGGCAGTGCCGAACTTCAGCAGCAGTCGATCATCGACGCGACCAAGTTGCCCGCGCGGCTCGTGTCGCGCTCTTGGGGCGAACCGTCATGA
- the gspJ gene encoding type II secretion system minor pseudopilin GspJ, with protein MNAREAGFTLIEVMISLLIFGMLSAAGVALLAFSVRAQTATGAKLDDVSAIARVSAAMSADFAQARDRRTRNEAGDLLPAFTGEAGSGSAPMLRLVRGGWSNLDAAPRAGEQKVEYRLTDGNLERIAYPMLDGAEALPPAVLLENVRQVALRYRIDGAWSDRWQGTPRTPLPQLVELRLVRGDGRDFRQLFPVGTGYRPTVAGTANAAQ; from the coding sequence ATGAACGCGCGCGAGGCCGGCTTCACGCTGATCGAGGTGATGATCTCGCTGCTGATCTTCGGCATGCTGTCCGCCGCCGGGGTCGCGCTGCTCGCGTTCAGCGTGCGCGCGCAGACGGCGACCGGCGCGAAGCTGGACGATGTCTCGGCGATCGCCCGCGTGTCCGCCGCGATGTCGGCCGATTTCGCGCAGGCACGCGATCGCCGGACTCGCAACGAGGCGGGCGACCTGCTGCCCGCCTTCACCGGTGAGGCGGGATCGGGCTCGGCCCCGATGCTGCGACTGGTGCGGGGCGGGTGGAGCAATCTCGATGCCGCGCCCCGTGCCGGCGAGCAGAAGGTCGAATATCGTCTGACCGACGGTAATCTCGAACGCATCGCCTATCCGATGCTGGACGGGGCGGAGGCGCTGCCGCCCGCCGTCCTGCTCGAGAACGTACGGCAGGTGGCGTTGCGCTACCGCATCGACGGTGCGTGGAGCGATCGCTGGCAGGGCACGCCGCGGACGCCGCTGCCGCAACTCGTCGAATTGCGACTGGTGCGCGGCGACGGGCGGGATTTCCGCCAGCTGTTTCCGGTCGGCACCGGCTATCGCCCGACCGTAGCGGGGACCGCCAATGCGGCGCAGTGA
- the gspI gene encoding type II secretion system minor pseudopilin GspI, which yields MADTNQPISVRIERCRETAANVRYPFLDYARNERKGEGGFTLIEIMVALAVFSLAAMALIRLESATIRGAGVLDSTLVAQMVARNVAFEAMTDARPPALGQAQGIERNGGRSWAWTRVTKPTGDARILRIDVAVADAEGNVQGRLTVVRPPTPEAATASAS from the coding sequence GTGGCTGACACCAATCAGCCAATTTCCGTTCGTATCGAGCGTTGCCGCGAAACCGCCGCCAATGTCCGGTACCCGTTTCTCGACTACGCTCGAAACGAACGGAAAGGGGAGGGCGGCTTCACGCTGATCGAGATCATGGTCGCGCTCGCCGTGTTCAGTCTCGCTGCGATGGCGTTGATCCGGCTGGAGAGCGCGACGATCCGGGGGGCAGGGGTGCTCGATTCCACATTGGTCGCGCAGATGGTGGCGCGCAACGTCGCGTTCGAGGCGATGACCGATGCGCGTCCGCCCGCTTTGGGGCAAGCGCAGGGGATCGAACGGAATGGCGGCCGGAGCTGGGCCTGGACTCGGGTGACCAAGCCCACTGGCGACGCGCGCATCCTGCGCATCGATGTCGCGGTCGCGGATGCCGAGGGCAATGTGCAGGGCAGGCTGACGGTGGTGCGGCCGCCGACTCCCGAAGCAGCGACGGCGTCGGCGTCATGA
- a CDS encoding GspH/FimT family pseudopilin: MTRAAEHDFVASRRYAEHGFVTSRRYAEHGFTLVELMVVIAIIGVASAVVVWALPDPRGRLMDEATTFAARARAAHDAAIVEARPVSLWVSPGGYGFDERAGGQWQAIGEKPLRVAQWGKGVRPSLTLARDRVTFDTTGLADRALDLRLTRDDESATVRIGMDGSVRVGG, translated from the coding sequence GTGACGCGCGCCGCCGAACACGACTTCGTGGCTTCTCGGCGTTACGCCGAACACGGCTTCGTAACTTCTCGGCGTTACGCCGAACACGGCTTCACGCTGGTCGAACTGATGGTCGTCATCGCCATCATCGGCGTCGCGTCGGCGGTGGTGGTATGGGCGCTGCCCGATCCGCGTGGGCGGCTGATGGACGAGGCGACGACCTTCGCCGCCCGCGCCCGCGCCGCGCACGACGCCGCGATCGTCGAGGCGCGGCCGGTGAGCCTGTGGGTGTCGCCCGGCGGCTACGGCTTCGACGAGCGTGCTGGCGGGCAGTGGCAGGCGATCGGCGAGAAGCCCCTGCGCGTGGCGCAATGGGGCAAGGGCGTGCGCCCGTCGCTCACGCTGGCGCGCGATCGCGTGACGTTCGATACGACCGGCCTCGCCGATCGCGCGCTCGATCTGCGCCTGACCCGCGACGACGAGAGCGCGACGGTGCGCATCGGCATGGACGGATCGGTGCGCGTCGGTGGCTGA
- the gspG gene encoding type II secretion system major pseudopilin GspG, whose translation MITPAPKPILERREESGFTPLRRSAEHGFTPLRRSAEHGFTLVELMVVIVILGLLATIVAINVIPQGEKAKTVRAKSDIATIEGALDMYKLQNDTYPTTSQGLEALVTAPAGSDASKYQRGGYIKKLPVDPWNRPYLYASPGTHGAMDIWTYGADGKEGGEGGDADVTSWQ comes from the coding sequence ATGATTACCCCCGCCCCGAAACCGATCCTTGAGCGCCGCGAAGAGTCCGGCTTCACGCCCCTGCGGCGTTCCGCCGAACACGGCTTCACGCCCCTGCGGCGTTCCGCCGAACACGGCTTCACGCTCGTGGAACTGATGGTCGTGATCGTGATCCTCGGCCTGCTCGCGACGATCGTCGCGATCAACGTCATTCCGCAGGGCGAGAAGGCCAAGACGGTGCGTGCGAAATCGGACATCGCCACGATCGAGGGCGCGCTCGACATGTACAAGCTGCAGAACGATACCTATCCGACGACGTCTCAGGGCCTCGAAGCGCTCGTCACCGCGCCGGCCGGCTCCGACGCGAGCAAGTACCAGCGCGGCGGCTATATCAAGAAACTGCCGGTCGATCCGTGGAATCGGCCGTATCTCTACGCCTCGCCCGGCACGCACGGCGCAATGGACATCTGGACCTATGGCGCCGACGGCAAGGAGGGCGGCGAGGGCGGCGACGCCGACGTCACCAGCTGGCAATGA
- the gspF gene encoding type II secretion system inner membrane protein GspF translates to MADFDYLVIDTAGREQRGHIAADTIDAARIALDRRNMYVVRIEPSSGAPPRAKPLVTGFTLTRRRMSVKQLTLFTRQLATLNQVSPLEESLRTITRQTEQESVRDIVATVHAGVMEGRRLAEAMGREPKSFPPLYRAMVSAGERSGSLPVILDRLSLLLERQAEINGKIVTTLAYPAILSVVAIGVVTSLMVFVVPQVVEQFDTVGQQLPLLTRIVIGLSSFLVNYWWILLLGVTFATFGAWQALKQPSIRLSFDAWILRVPMIGRLIRDLHAARMARTLATMVASRLPLLEGLTLTAGTIHNRRLRAASDEIVDAIRGGGSLSAAMRRSGVFPPLLTYLTASGEAAGRLDEMLERAAEYLEREFDRFTATALSLLEPAIIVVMGGIVATIVLSILLPILQLNTLAGQ, encoded by the coding sequence ATGGCTGACTTCGACTATCTCGTCATCGATACCGCCGGGCGCGAGCAGCGCGGGCATATCGCCGCCGATACGATCGACGCCGCGCGGATCGCGCTGGATCGGCGCAACATGTATGTCGTGCGGATCGAGCCCAGCTCCGGCGCCCCGCCGCGCGCCAAGCCGCTCGTCACCGGCTTCACGCTGACGCGGCGCAGGATGAGCGTGAAGCAGCTGACGCTGTTCACCCGCCAGCTCGCGACGCTCAACCAGGTGTCGCCACTCGAGGAATCGCTCCGCACCATCACCCGCCAGACCGAGCAGGAGAGCGTGCGCGACATCGTCGCCACCGTGCATGCCGGGGTGATGGAGGGCCGCCGCCTCGCCGAGGCGATGGGCCGCGAACCGAAAAGCTTCCCGCCGCTGTATCGCGCGATGGTCTCGGCCGGCGAGCGCTCGGGTTCGCTGCCGGTGATCCTCGATCGCCTGTCGCTGCTGCTGGAACGGCAGGCGGAGATCAACGGCAAGATCGTCACGACCTTGGCCTATCCCGCGATCCTGTCGGTCGTCGCGATCGGTGTCGTAACCTCGCTGATGGTGTTCGTCGTGCCGCAGGTGGTCGAGCAGTTCGATACGGTCGGGCAGCAATTGCCACTGCTCACGCGCATCGTAATCGGCCTGTCAAGTTTCCTTGTCAATTACTGGTGGATACTGCTGTTGGGCGTAACCTTCGCCACCTTCGGCGCCTGGCAGGCGCTGAAACAGCCGTCGATCCGCCTGTCGTTCGACGCGTGGATCCTGCGCGTGCCGATGATCGGCCGATTGATCCGCGATCTTCACGCCGCGCGCATGGCCCGCACGCTCGCGACGATGGTCGCCAGCCGGCTGCCGCTGCTCGAAGGGCTGACGCTCACCGCCGGCACGATCCACAATCGCCGCCTGCGCGCGGCCTCGGACGAGATCGTCGACGCGATCCGCGGCGGCGGCTCGCTGTCGGCGGCGATGCGCCGCAGCGGCGTCTTTCCGCCTTTGCTCACGTACCTGACGGCGAGCGGCGAGGCGGCGGGACGGCTGGACGAGATGCTCGAACGCGCGGCCGAATATCTCGAACGCGAATTCGATCGCTTCACCGCGACCGCTTTGTCGCTGCTCGAACCGGCGATCATCGTCGTGATGGGCGGCATCGTCGCGACGATCGTGCTGTCGATCCTGCTGCCGATCTTGCAGCTCAACACCCTTGCCGGCCAATGA